One genomic segment of Impatiens glandulifera chromosome 6, dImpGla2.1, whole genome shotgun sequence includes these proteins:
- the LOC124943231 gene encoding F-box protein CPR1-like: MVQLPDEIIEEILCGLPLKDLLRFRCVSKSRLALINDGTDNVFLWNPSTKKSIQLPSPASSADGKIWWWVNRFGYDHINNDYKVVKLIFFENGKDYEINVYSLKSNSWHSPKKFPYRPRLSSIGDFITGGAMHWMSKMGSDSKSKRSIVDQIVAFDLGTEKYRVITPPELSGSHFCLYLSNLEGCLSATVHYYSWTVDIFLLKEYGGKNEHWSKLISISPTMSIGVDFPNVEAIAYSKCAVRALKEAKELIEEFLPKKFKEAISKEEAKKQLEAAGAKRDEETDQVLEVEMWNIGDIPK; the protein is encoded by the exons ATGGTGCAATTACCGGATGAAATTATTGAAGAGATTCTTTGTGGATTGCCTCTAAAGGATTTGCTCCGATTCAGATGTGTATCTAAATCTCGGCTTGCCCTAATCA ACGATGGTACAGACAATGTATTTTTATGGAATCCATCAACAAAAAAGTCTATACAACTTCCTTCTCCTGCATCGAGTGCTGACGGAAAAATTTGGTGGTGGGTTAATCGATTTGGTTACGACCACATCAATAATGATTACAAGGTGGTGaaacttatattttttgaaaatggaaAAGATTATGAGATTAATGTTTATAGTTTGAAATCAAATTCGTGGCATAGTCCAAAGAAGTTTCCTTACCGTCCAAGGTTGAGTAGCATTGGAGATTTCATAACTGGTGGAGCTATGCACTGGATGTCAaaaatgggatcagattcaaaAAGTAAAAGATCAATTGTTGATCAAATTGTTGCCTTTGATCTTGGGACAGAGAAATATAGAGTAATTACACCGCCTGAGTTGAGTGGTTCTCATTTCTGTTTATATTTGAGTAATTTAGAAGGATGCCTTTCTGCAACTGTTCATTATTATTCGTGGACTGtggatatatttttgttgaaggAATACGGTGGGAAGAATGAACATTGGTCGAAATTGATTTCGATTTCACCAACAATGTCTATCGGGGTCGACTTTCCTAATGTTGAAGCTATTGCTTATTCAAAATGTG CTGTTAGAGCTTTGAAAGAAGCTAAGGAATTGATTGAAGAATTTTTACCGAAGAAGTTTAAAGAGGCGATTTCCAAGGAAGAAGCTAAGAAACAACTTGAAGCTGCTGGAGCGAAG AGAGATGAAGAAACTGATCAAGTATTGGAGGTGGAAATGTGGAATATTGGAGATATCCCTAAATGA